One region of Helicoverpa zea isolate HzStark_Cry1AcR chromosome 24, ilHelZeax1.1, whole genome shotgun sequence genomic DNA includes:
- the LOC124642426 gene encoding uncharacterized protein LOC124642426: MSTSNELSDIETPKLRMKPAVSRIFCCSVTAASGFVAAYALVAYAIALIYEIVWVVESQSGLPLASALLMVCYCIVIAATVVLVHGLISKNNRCLLAWLIAVILVLIPECALVFYMSISHWGLQGVYGGAELACYVARLPAIVCGVVLVQSAYALREARKAGYSANGAVSGSEFDASHFVPDAPNAFTNDGFLQDNGKSGSMPDLRRHLASRQSMNLGYPPHMLPQPPPAYWQHLADRQYAASLRGYPKSYQSPQMYGTWVGPRSGPYDNPYKRRHSIVGAFQTDEYPPKGYDYEDRMDCKSEMAYPYYRSYPYDPRVYPPDYDPRFYPEYKREDAAYGVNLLRHEPYHFSGSRERVFYGLRNSHTSVGNESDDLTKYKDVAL; encoded by the exons ATGTCGACGAGTAACGAACTGAGTGACATTGAGACGCCGAAGCTTCGCATGAAGCCGGCCGTCAGCAGGATATTTTGCTGCAGCGTTACTGCCGCTTCGGGCTTCGTTGCAGCATATGCTTTA GTAGCATACGCGATAGCTCTAATCTACGAGATCGTATGGGTGGTGGAATCTCAGAGCGGGCTGCCGCTCGCGTCTGCTCTGCTCATGGTGTGCTACTGTATCGTCATCGCAGCCACCGTTGTGCTGGTGCATGGCCTTATATCT AAAAACAACAGATGTCTGCTGGCGTGGTTGATAGCAGTCATACTGGTCCTCATTCCAGAATGTGCTCTAGTCTTTTACATGTCTATAAGCCATTGG GGTCTACAAGGAGTATACGGTGGTGCTGAGCTGGCGTGCTACGTGGCGCGTCTTCCTGCCATCGTGTGTGGAGTTGTTCTCGTGCAGTCAGCTTATGCACTTAGAGAAGCTAG GAAAGCGGGCTACAGCGCAAACGGCGCGGTGAGCGGCAGCGAGTTCGACGCGAGCCACTTCGTGCCCGACGCGCCTAATGCCTTCACCAACGATGGATTCCTGCAGGACAACG GTAAATCCGGCTCCATGCCGGATCTCCGTCGTCACCTAGCAAGCCGTCAGTCCATGAACCTCGGCTACCCACCGCACATGCTACCCCAGCCCCCACCAGCCTACTGGCAGCACCTTGCCGACAGACAATACGCCGCCAGTCTCCGAGGCTACCCCAAGTCCTACCAGTCCCCACAAATGTACGGCACCTGGGTAGGACCCAGATCAGGCCCCTATGACAACCCTTACAAACGCAGACATTCTATAGTCGGCGCCTTCCAAACTGACGAATACCCACCAAAAGGCTACGACTACGAAGACAGAATGGACTGCAAGAGCGAAATGGCTTACCCTTACTATAGATCCTACCCTTACGATCCCAGAGTTTACCCCCCAGATTATGACCCGAGATTTTACCCGGAATATAAAAGGGAGGACGCGGCGTATGGAGTGAACTTACTAAGACATGAACCTTATCATTTTAGTGGATCTAGAGAGAGGGTGTTCTATGGTTTACGCAATAGTCATACGTCTGTAGGTAATGAGTCCGATGATTTAACTAAATATAAGGATGTCGCGCTTTAG